The Acidobacteriota bacterium genome has a segment encoding these proteins:
- a CDS encoding antibiotic biosynthesis monooxygenase, translated as MITRMIIVTIPAERSVEAQALWKKDCAPIMIQQPGCLSEQFLHSRDLPGEFISLQTWEDQKSIDAYRSSPAHQEILRHTRSLMGVSKVEVKNYEVVG; from the coding sequence ATGATAACTCGAATGATCATCGTCACCATACCGGCTGAACGCAGCGTCGAGGCTCAGGCACTGTGGAAGAAGGACTGCGCTCCCATCATGATCCAGCAACCGGGCTGCCTAAGCGAACAGTTCCTGCACAGCCGCGACCTGCCCGGTGAATTCATCTCCTTGCAAACTTGGGAAGATCAGAAATCGATTGACGCTTACCGCTCCAGCCCGGCGCACCAGGAGATTCTCCGCCACACCCGAAGCCTGATGGGGGTTTCCAAAGTTGAAGTGAAAAATTACGAGGTGGTGGGATAA